cgcggcggcgcggcgaaGAGGAGCTCGCCGCCGGGACCCGGACCTCCAGGCCGCCGGGGCTGACCGGCGGGTCACCGACTAAGGTTGGCACGCTTAATTCGGGGGGCTAGCAGCTAAGTACGCAGCTTGGAGGGGAATTAAGGCTTCTGTTTGGAAGAGAAATGGTAGGAGAGGGGTGATTTCCCAGTTCCTCGTCTCTGTCCCTTCCCCTCCAGGCAGGTAAGTTCAGAAGGGAATTTTTTAGAAGACTCTGCTCTACATATTTGAAGCTGTTAAAAACAACCTGAAACCCTAGATGACTGTAAAGGAGCGATGGGGTTCGCACTGGGCGGGGAGCAGAGTTTGGCATCCAGGCGGCAGGACTGCCAGGCCAGCTCCGCCGGCACGTTTTTCctcccccagaggcagcctggacCGTGGCAGGATCACAGCCCCATCTCCCTCGGTGGAGGTCTGGGGCAGGCCCAGGGTCCAGCCGCTTCCAGCCAGGGGGACGCGCCGGGGCTCAGCCGCCACAGGGAAGCACCTACCCAAGggctcccccctcctcctgcacCCCCAGAAAGTGGCTCCCTCCCAAAACTGTGTCCTCCCCTCCTCGGCAGCCGAAACCCGCTCCGGTGCCTGGGAGGCCCTTTGGGTGGAAAACGAGATTTCCCCAACCCAGCCTTAGACGTAGTTGGTGGAAGAGCATGGAAAACCCTACTAGCAAAGTTTTCCTCTAGTCTTTTTGGTCCAAGGCCAGTTCTGTGTTTGCGTTTGCCAGGTGTCAGGGCCACGCTCTTATGCCCGCACACGAGGCAATCACATCATTGCACCGTCGCGTGCGCTTTCGGCCTTCGTAGCTGTGCTGGGGTGAGGGAGAAGGCTTTGCCGCAGTGCAGGCTGGCTACAGATACGGCCTCCAGTTGCAATCTCTTTCCTGACATTTAAATTCACCCTTCCAGTTCCTTTCAGTGACGGGCTCAGTGAAGGTTAAGAAACTTCCTGGGAACTGTAAAAATAAGAAAGGTCATTTGCTCTTTCCAAACATGGATAAAAACAGGTTATGTGTATGGCTGCTAGATCTAAAATGGGAAAGGAGAGGTTGGCAAGAAACAATCAATTCGTCCCCTCAGTACGTGTACTAGTGCCTTTATTTGTTGGGATTTCAACCTTCATTCAAACAGAGCTTGGCataagtctcaaaaaaaaaactttattgcaCATATAGTAAAAAATACATGCAGCTTTTAGCATTTCCTTCCctaaggaaaatgtgaaaagcaaaaaTCTTAATAAATGTATATGAAACTATAGCCCCTTAAATACATCTTACATATACAGATTTAATGTATTAGCGAAAAAAAAGTGCTAAACCTAGTAGAAAGCTCATGTCTACCAATCTACTTTAATGATTAATatacaatgaaaataattttttctcaaaGGAAATAATTACCAAATGCCAAACAAgattaaattgtttttttaaatggaagcctCCTTTATTATTAAAACTACCAGTGCAAGTCCCTGAGGTGTAGGGTCCGGTTCGGCAGCACAGGCAATACAGTTTCCTGAACACGGGAAGAGAGATGGGCAACGACCATGCAGTGCCATTGTGGCCTGGAGTCATTTGTGACGTTATGGCATGAATATTGGCCCGTCCAAAGACCTAGAGAAATTGCTGGGGGTTTTACAGCACTCCACTTCTAAGAAACTCCATCTTCACTAATCTGAAGAGGGAAGTCTCAATCAAAATTTAATTACTGCTAGGTCTGACATTTAATTATTCTGTCTTACTGGTCCCAGGCTAACCATACTTTCCAGCCTTAGCAAAATGACCAACTTAAAGTCAGCGTTCATTCGTTCACTGGTTTGGATTTTGTGTTTCGGTTTGCTAGGGCTGCTCACCATAGTACAACAAATCTCCTTGGGACAGAAAATTCAAAGCATCTGATCCCCTTGAATTTTTATTGTGAGGTGTGATTAGCTAATACAGAGACCACACAAAATTCCAGTTCCAAAATACATGCTGCGGCATATAAATTGTACCTGGTTTCACGTTACATCAAACAGCTAAAGTTGGACAAAAATCAACCTAGTTCTACAACAACCACTTTATGACCAGCAAAGATCAGCTTTCCTTTGCAACAAGAACTCTCTCTTCAGCAGAACAAGACTGTGCCTGCACACACATAGAGAATATCATTTGCATATCAGAGACTGAATAAAATATTGCAAGAGCTAAAGGCTCTTCTTGCTTACGTTGGAGGACATCTGGAGCCAGTCTGGTGCATTGAGGGGCTATTTTGAATGTTAAATGATGCAGCTGAGCACTGGTCTGAGGTGATTATGGAGTTGATCGCGACTCTGACTAGACTCAAATGCAGACTTTTTTAGAAGAGACCCAGTGAAAGGACCTCAGCATTCTTCATAAGGAAGCAATGTAGGAACGGGCTTTTGAGTTCAACCACCTCTGGACAAGACCCTGATTGAAACAGCAAATTAAGGCAAAACTCTTTCCTGCCATTTATTATGGATGGGACTGATGGTTCATCCTGCCTGATGTGTGGCTGTTGCCATGGTAGCCGGGCTCATCGTTTCCATGAGAGGCTTGTTATTTCAGGTTGTGGTTCAAGCCACAGATGGGTTGGGTATTTACAGCTGTCACAAAGATAGCTTTTATCCTCTTATCAGTTCTGCTTACAATTAGTATCTCTCCGTTTTGTTGCTTCGCGTTCACGGTTTCACTTCCCTTCAGCTAAGAATCCAGGGCTTGGTCCTGCAAGGCACCAACGGGGCGTGCGGGGAGCCCCGAACGCCCTCCGCTCCCGCTGGCGCCGGTGGAAGGCCCATGTGCGCTGCCCCTTGCAAAACCAAGCCCTGAGACAGGGTGGCGAGTCTCTCCTCTGAGAAAGTCTTCGGGGTATATGTATGGTGTCCAAAGAGCTGGTCTGGGTACTGCTCAAGTGGGGAGCAGGGGGTACTAACCTAACTTACATGAGGGCTTGGCAGGAGGGGGGCACGACGGAGAAGTTCAAGTGGGTGCTCAGGGTCAGAGAGCTTCTTACCCGTCGTCTCCCCAGCATCGCAAAGGACCAGTGtgagctctgctcctggctgtcgTATGCAGAGGAGCATTGCTCTtggcccctgctcaagcagcagaCAAAGCTGTGCATAATCCTACAGAGCGCTTTCCTGAACCGCTCCCCAGCAAAGACGTAGAGGAAAGGGTTGAGGCAGCTATGCAGGAAGGCAAGGCTCTGGGTGACCTGCAGCCCGATGTCCATCCGGTCGGCAGCCTGACAACTGTACGTGACGCTGGTGTACGTGTTGATGGTTTTGACCAGCAAAACACTGTTGTATGGGAACTGAGAGAGGAGGAAAGTGGTGATAATGGTGGTGATGATCTTCAGTGATTTCTGCTTTTGGGATCTTTTGGCTTGAAGGAGGGTGTTGATGATAAGGGTGTAACAAATAACCATGACAAGGAGCGGGAGGAAGAATCCTATTGTGATTTTCAAAGCCAGGACAGTAACTCTGAAGGTCCTGTTGATGGTTGGTGGGTATGTCATTTTACAAGCTGTTATGTCACCAACTCGCTTACTTTCACTGTACACAATTTCTGGGATGCACAGGCTCACAGATGTCAGCCAGACGGCCAAGCACATGAGCTTGCTGCGCAGGAGCCTTTGTTGCTTagaatttttagctttttttgccTGGACAACAGTGATGTACCTGTCAAAACTGATGCACGTTAGAAACAAGGTGCAGCCATAGAAGTTGATCTTATACATGCTGTTGACAATTTTGCACATGAAACTCTTAAAGACCCAGCCATCAGAGGCAGCTTTGGCCCAGAAAGGGAGGGTGAAAAGCAGGAGCAGATCAGCAATGGCCAAGTGTAGCAGGTACCGATCTGCAATGCTCTTCCTGAAGCGGTATTTGCAATAGACAAGCACGACTAAGGCGTTTCCCACCGTGCCCACAGAGAAGACAAGCCAGAAAAATACTGGCAGGAAAGCTCTAGCAAACTGCCTGACCTGCCTATTGTCACACGTGAAGTCTGTGCCGTTGAAAACGTTTCCAGCCAGAGACATCACAGTGCTGTCATTCTTATAATAATCCAAGCTGGTCCTGTCATGGTGGGTGACCTGTAATGGTGCATCAGACAAATTTGTGTTGAAGAAGTGGTTCAGTAAAGCCTAAATGTGACCCTCTCCATCAGAAGTAATTTAAGATCCCCAATACATCCTATTTTAGCTAGAAAGGCACAAAGGCTCCTGGTAAAGTGTAGTGCATGTCAGACTGCTTGAAATGTGCCTGCACCCAACATCTAAACATCTAAAACTTGCTCCAAAGAGGTCGAAATACAGCTTGGTCTTTCTCCAGTAACAACAGCAAACAAATAGAGAGTCATCGCCTGCTGATACAAACTGGTCTGCTTCACGGCCGTCAGCAGAGTTGGGCCCATGCAGCAGGCCCGTGGAGGTCGCAGAGGTGTTACGCCACCTCCGCTTGCAAACTCACGGTGCGGCCTTGTGGCCTGGGGCCTGCCGGCAAGGGAGCGACGCAGGCTGCGAGGGCGTCAGCAGGAGCCTTTCCACCAGCAccatgggctgctggagcagACACTTGGTGGGGAGCGAACTTTCTACCGAGCTGCTACAAAACTCGGCCTTAGAAACAGCCACATGCTGTTTTCACCTCCGACTAAAAATGTTTGAGTTTGGCTTCCGGGGTGGAGTCCGATGCTCTAGTGCACTGACTGTGACTGCTATTACTGACGCTCATTATTCATCTGCTGCTTTGGGTTTGTTAAGTAACAAACTCTTTACAAAAgagctgctcaccacctccagcCCACTTCAAGCATGAAAATAGCAGGTGGTGATAGCCTTACCTGTGTCAGACCATTTGCAAGGCTGCTGGCTTGGCAGCTCGATTATGTGTTTTCCGTAACAAAACACATAATCCCATCCATCATCTCATAATCTTGGAACGAGGTGGGGAAAAGGCTTTGTATTACTACTACAGCAGAACTGCATTGTCGGCTCAGGAGAGCTAGAAAACTGATGAGGGCcaaaaggggggaaagaaaaagtaagattACACAACAATACAAGCGCAGAGAAGTGTATACTCACTAGGCTTGTAACTGCCATCTTTAGCCAGTCTGCGCTCAGTCTTGAAGAAGGCACGGTAACCTAGAAAGGGAAGATGGAGGGAAAACGAGTGATTTGAAACAGCTCTGAAATAGAactgtgacttctttttttttaatgtgaaacctGAGGAGGACTCACAGCAAGCTTTCTGAACTGAACCTTTGTGTCAGCTCCCATGCCCAGACCTGTCCCTTGGAAAAGAGCCTGGCAGGCTGAAGAACGAACCAAACTAACGCGTGCCGCTGGTCTGAGTTACTTAGATGTTTCCATTTTGCTAATAGGCTGGCAGAAAATATCCTTAATGTATTAAAGTTAACATCTAATGACATGATCTTCAGCAGCTTCTCTATGCGGTGCTAATTAAGTCCTTTGACTTTGGCTAGAGTCActgcaatttcatttttaataagatGTAGAGTCCCCAGTgcacacattaaaaaagaaagtcatttgaAAGCACCAAAATTTTCAAAAGATTCAcgagaataaataaaatatatctctCAAATTGTCTAGCAGCTAACAAGGAAAAGTACCTGTCTTCAGTAggaatttgcagttttaaaatagttGCATCCTCCACAGTGGCTGATTTTCTCATCTGCTCTGTTCTGCCTGCAATACCTCTTTGCTATTTTGCATTTAACCGCCACGTCCATCACTGCTGGTCGGCATAGCAGGTCATTAGGCTGCAGTAAACAAGAAaatctgggttttcttttttactgctgCGTATGACTTTGAATTCAAGCCAGTCTGCCACCATAAGAGGTAGATGAGCCTGCTGGACATGTTGTTAAGTTATACACTCATGCGTATTTAACAAGCTGCGCACCAGTTTGCCCGTGCCAATGGCTGAGATTCAAGCCCAAAGAGAAACAAGATGTCGGCCCCCATCACTGCTCTCAGGGAGCTTCTCCAGCGCtttccccagcccctggcagcgAAATGCCTGGATTCGGGCAATTAGCACAGGACTTTCCCATTTCATTTGCACCTGCATCTTTGAAATCAGGTCAAATAACCCAGAGGTCGCCGTGCAAAGCTGAACCTCTCACCACAGCGGCAGTTGCACTATGAACTTCTTCCAAGGGGAAATGGCCAACGTTCATGTTCTGGTTTCCCTTCAGTTTCTCACGTGCACTGACTAAAAACACCTTCCGCCAGTGTTATTCGGGGTACGAGTTAATCCAGCGTTCAGTTCACCTCCACCTCCTACGTTATTGTTAACCTGTTAGCAAGTTCACCAGTCCTGGAAGCAGCTACTTTTAGGGATAGCGAGCGTGTTTGTAGATGTGTGTTTGTGCGTTCGGTACCCTCTGGCCTGAATTGCCTTGTATCTCTGTGCTTGCTGTGGGTGCCGAAGTGAATGTTTGCAGCAAACGTGTGCAGTGTTTTGGAATCCAGCAAAAAATGTTAAAGTAATTGTTTTCAAACattcagaaatgattttattCCAAAAGCACaactttgggggggggagggggagggggcgctaATCCTTCCACTGTTTATCTTCAGGAAGCAACTTTAATGAATATGAATTATTTAGGAGTAAGGTTTGCAACACGAGtcctttgcaataaaaaaaaaaaaatcagtctaagCACAAActatttgcttaaaactaaacaaataaaaatagtcaTAAGTATGTGCgctattaatttttaaactttctaTCAAGATACAAAACTATATGCAGAATTATGTCGGTCTCTGGAGTTTCAAGTACAGATATAAACGCAGTACTCTGCTTTTAGCATGACATCTGTACACTGTGCATAGTAGTTGAATTTGTAATATGCAAAATTCAAAACATAGTTTCATTTGTCTTCTTTTGAAACAAACGACCAAGGAAAGTAAACAGCCAAACTCTACTAATGCTACAGCGCGGCTCGGCAAAAATACGTAAGCAGACTGAAAGAAATTGTATAAATCAGATGCACCACAAGTAAATCCTAAAACGTAGAAATTAAGGGCAATCACAGCCACGAAAACAGCGTATGCAAAGGATGTTTGAGAGTTTGTGGAAACCGGTGGAAAAGGCCCCTCTGTCAAGCCGCCGGTCGAGGTGACGAagcctggggcagcgatgcccCTGGGAGGAGTTTCCtcgcccccggggccccgcggctcCCGAAGGGGGCGACCGAGCCCCCCGGACCGGGCACTGCGGCAGCGTCTGCCCCGACCGCTTCGTAACACCCGCTCTAAGCCACATCACAGCAAATCCAAATGCTGCCGAAAACGCGAGCGAGGTGTGTGCCGCTGCGAAGCACAGCGTCACAAAATCCTGCTCAGTTCAGGGGGTGCCGCACGCGAACCACAAAGGCATCGGCGCTTTGGGGTTTTGCTTGACTGTTGTCTCTGCAGTTGTTACCGGTTACATTAACAATCACCCTAATTTGATTTTAGATGGGGTGGTCTTTCATTTCAGATGTTCTAGCGAGGATTTGATTTTTTCCTGCTGGGACCTTGACAGCGCACTAGAAGTTGACAGGCAACAGACTGTCCTTCGAGACACGGAGGGACAGTTAGTTAACCAGAATAAATCTGAtctctttttgcttctcttttgggAATGACGTGGTTTAAGGAATCAGTGATGAGCTAAGGGCATGAGACTCGTCCTTCTCAGCTGCGAGGCAATACCAAACCCGACAAGCTCCAGCTGCTGTAATTCGTTTGGTTCAAAAATTCCTCAGCGAGCCAAAGTCTCCCTTGGGAACCGTAACTGTCACAATTACCCTGCGACAGGCAGCGCCTCAGCTCCGGCACAGCAAGGCAAAAACCATCCCCTGAGACTGAGACCTATCACCTACAACTGAGTGGTGAGTGCAGCCAGCGGCACGCGGTTATCTCAGTACTGGTTCGTCTCCAGCATCTCTTTCCAAAATGTTATTGCAAAAGCTCGCTGAAAGGTGCGGAGCCAGTGGTTTTGGGTCACTGTGAGAGCTTTGCACGCCTCCGCAGCACTtaggttattttcttttactcttcAGACCCACCTTAAATTGCACTAGAAAAAATTCAGGCTAGTGGCATGAGTTTAATGATGGATGAGCTATTTTTGCAAAAAAGGCAATGTGCAAGCTGGATTTCTTTCCCCTGAAGCTGTGTATGGAAAACAAATAGGGACAGGCTTTAGGTTTTGCAGAAGAGGGAAGCAGGCACTCACCGGGGACCGTGGCTCCAGGGAAGTCAGTCCAGGTGTCACTGCCGTGGCTGCACCGCTGCACAGGGCGCTGTTCTTTGCACCGCTGgttaaggtttgggttttttgtagGCTGCGGTGggtgtgggctcccaagaccctgGCCTAACTAAACCTCTGACAGCCTGTTTTCTCTGTGGTTTGCATGGTTTAGGTGTCTCAAACACAGATGGCAAAGTTAtctttttagtttctttctttttttttcctagtaagctATTTCGAGAATGAAGGGGAGACCTCTCCGATTCGAATTTTTCTGCTCACGTGCATGGGCTAGCACAGGGCAAATCAGAGGCTGCTCCCAGTGTGGCCGCGTCCCACTGAAACACGcttccactggggaaaaaaatcacagaacaaaaagggggtctctctgggagctggcagcatCGGCGGGGGAGGCTGAGAAGGGAGCGAGGAGCTGgcaccctggccctgctgcctccgAGCTGGCCCACAGGCGTAGCCCCGCGGCTGCTGAACACAGGGATTTAATGCAGCCTGGCGGTGGTACTCACCCACCAACGCTGCAGCTCCAGTGCACGTGCCTGGAGTTAGAGGGGCGGCTGCGTGCGTACAGGATCGGGCGCAGGATGCGCTCCGTCCCTCCGCCACCAGTTGCAGCATCATGAGCACCTGCAGGTCAGTGGAGCTACTGGGGTCTACAGGCTGCTGCGGGCCTCAGCCCGGTGTTGGCTATgagccccggggcagcgctgAAGGCCCATAGCAGGGTCAGAAAATGCACGGCCAAATCCTTACTGCACCGCAGCTTCCCTACACGAACAGGCCTTGGGATTGCAGTGTGGCTGTGCGATGCCCCAAAACACTAGGCGCCCtgcaagcaaaagcaaagcagagtgGTGGGATTAACACCACCGTTGTGGTATTAACAGCGGTTCTGCCGTGGATGTACAACCGTCAAAAAAAAAACAGCGGGTCCTTCCCCGTGGCAGCCAACTCCACCAAGTCCTTGCTCCAGCAGAGTTACTGCCTCTGGAGGCTTAAATCTGGCTGCCCAGAGTCAGGCTACAGCTTCTCAGGAGTTTAAGCAAAATCAAAGTATGGCACCTTCAAGGCAAAGGGCCAGactattcctgccttcctgccACAgaaactgagggggaaaaaagggcaggACTGAAGCTAATAACTGTAAGTCGTTGCTGGTGGTATGTCTCATGTAACAACCAACTAGAAGAGTGCAGCAGGAAAACTCTTGAAGAGGAAAGCAATGAGAATTTATAATACATATATTAACTTGCACCTCATAGTCTTCTTCCTGGCAGGCTGACATGGAAATTGCAATGATTTAAATTCCCTTCTCTATAGGAAGTCAAAACACCATGTTTTTTGTGTAACTGCCATTCAGCTGTGACTGGCGCTGGTCCGACTCAAACGTcaacattatttcaaaatcaCAGTTCAGGTTCAGTTCTGATTATCAAGAAAATAATGGTTCAGACCAGGTTTTGTGTTGGGTTTGGCTGTCTTTGGCACAACGCTTCAACACTGGTAGCACGGTATTGTGGCTTCAGGACTCAATGCAGCTGAGGGAAAGGAGTCAAGAATTATCTCATGCCACTTCCACATTCAACTGCAAAATCTGCTCTAAGATTTCT
This genomic interval from Struthio camelus isolate bStrCam1 chromosome 2, bStrCam1.hap1, whole genome shotgun sequence contains the following:
- the CCR9 gene encoding C-C chemokine receptor type 9, with the protein product MAVTSLVTHHDRTSLDYYKNDSTVMSLAGNVFNGTDFTCDNRQVRQFARAFLPVFFWLVFSVGTVGNALVVLVYCKYRFRKSIADRYLLHLAIADLLLLFTLPFWAKAASDGWVFKSFMCKIVNSMYKINFYGCTLFLTCISFDRYITVVQAKKAKNSKQQRLLRSKLMCLAVWLTSVSLCIPEIVYSESKRVGDITACKMTYPPTINRTFRVTVLALKITIGFFLPLLVMVICYTLIINTLLQAKRSQKQKSLKIITTIITTFLLSQFPYNSVLLVKTINTYTSVTYSCQAADRMDIGLQVTQSLAFLHSCLNPFLYVFAGERFRKALCRIMHSFVCCLSRGQEQCSSAYDSQEQSSHWSFAMLGRRRVRSSLTLSTHLNFSVVPPSCQALM